In Methanobacterium paludis, the following proteins share a genomic window:
- a CDS encoding VOC family protein, whose product MSRVIHFEIPAEEPERAAKFYKDVFGWKIEKWEGPFDYWLITTGEEDEPGINGAIMTKDMGDIVKNTINVDSFEEYAKKIEMEGGKMLSPKMTVPGVGDMASFQDTEGNIFAILEPHMEMK is encoded by the coding sequence ATGTCCAGAGTGATACATTTTGAAATACCTGCAGAAGAACCTGAAAGAGCTGCAAAATTTTATAAAGATGTCTTTGGGTGGAAAATTGAGAAATGGGAAGGTCCATTCGATTATTGGCTTATAACAACAGGAGAAGAAGATGAACCCGGGATAAATGGGGCTATAATGACAAAGGATATGGGGGATATTGTCAAAAACACAATAAATGTGGATTCATTTGAGGAATATGCCAAGAAAATTGAAATGGAAGGCGGGAAAATGTTAAGTCCCAAAATGACTGTTCCTGGTGTGGGTGACATGGCATCGTTCCAGGACACTGAAGGCAATATCTTCGCGATACTTGAACCACACATGGAAATGAAATAG
- a CDS encoding FprA family A-type flavoprotein — translation MAYKMLKHDVYSVGAVDWDRRLFDELIKIPDGTSYNSFLVRGVDKTALIDTVDPSKTHELTANLQKLDVTLDYVIVNHAEQDHSGSIPKILESYPDAQIVTNSKCKELLKEFLLIPEEKFLTVNDRETLSLGDKTLEFIYTPWVHWPETMATYLKEDKILFSCDFFGSHFATSDIFVTDEAAVYTAAKKYYAEIMMPFRINIQKNLEKLKDIQIEIIAPSHGPLYNNPEFILDAYKEWISDDTKNEVIIPYTSMHGSTKKMVEHLADALIDKGISVKPLNLAVTDIGDVALALVDAPTMVIASPTVLIGPHPNVVYATYLANALRPKLKFISVIGSYGWGGRMLDQITGMLTNLKAEILEPVIIKGFPKEEDFKKIDVLADEIVKKHTMLK, via the coding sequence ATGGCTTATAAAATGTTAAAGCATGATGTGTATTCTGTTGGTGCTGTAGATTGGGATAGAAGGTTATTTGATGAACTCATTAAGATTCCGGATGGAACGAGTTACAACTCATTTTTAGTAAGGGGTGTTGATAAAACAGCACTCATAGATACAGTTGATCCCTCTAAAACTCATGAACTTACAGCTAATCTTCAAAAATTAGACGTTACCCTTGATTATGTGATTGTTAACCATGCAGAACAGGATCACTCTGGATCAATTCCCAAAATCCTTGAATCCTATCCTGATGCCCAGATTGTGACCAACTCAAAATGCAAAGAATTGCTGAAGGAATTTCTTTTAATTCCTGAAGAAAAGTTTTTAACTGTAAACGACAGGGAAACCTTATCTTTAGGGGATAAAACTCTTGAATTTATATACACCCCATGGGTTCACTGGCCTGAGACCATGGCAACCTATCTAAAGGAGGATAAAATACTATTTTCCTGCGATTTTTTCGGTTCTCACTTTGCAACAAGCGATATTTTTGTAACTGATGAAGCAGCGGTTTACACAGCAGCAAAAAAATATTATGCCGAGATAATGATGCCCTTTAGAATCAACATCCAGAAAAATCTGGAAAAATTGAAGGATATTCAAATTGAAATTATCGCCCCAAGCCACGGGCCACTTTATAACAACCCTGAATTTATTTTAGACGCTTACAAAGAGTGGATATCTGACGATACTAAAAATGAAGTGATAATACCCTACACATCAATGCATGGCAGTACCAAAAAAATGGTAGAGCACCTGGCAGATGCTCTGATCGATAAAGGAATATCAGTAAAACCATTAAATTTAGCCGTAACAGACATAGGTGACGTGGCCTTAGCACTTGTAGATGCACCTACAATGGTTATAGCTTCTCCCACGGTTCTAATTGGACCTCATCCAAATGTGGTTTATGCCACTTACCTTGCAAATGCCCTGAGACCTAAATTGAAGTTTATATCGGTAATAGGTTCCTATGGGTGGGGTGGAAGAATGCTGGATCAGATTACAGGGATGTTAACGAATTTAAAGGCGGAAATCCTTGAGCCTGTTATCATTAAGGGATTCCCAAAAGAGGAGGATTTTAAAAAAATAGATGTATTGGCAGATGAAATCGTTAAAAAACATACCATGTTAAAATAA
- a CDS encoding DUF4118 domain-containing protein has translation MTEIKRPDPDELLSQIKEEESKQDQNKGYLKIFLGYVAGVGKTYRMLSEARVLNENKKDVVVGIAETHGRKETQDLLKGLEVIPQRKIKYKEILLEEFDIDAVLKRKPDYVMVDELAHTNVPGSRHLKRYNDVEELLSQGITVYTTLNIQHIESVNDIIKQITGVQVKETVPDRIIQMTDKIELVDLPTGELIERLKEGKVYIPEKAKQAMERFFRERNLVALRELALRYTTTHIDYDMDYFLKQEKIIGPWDASNRIMVCISSNSSSEKLIRVAHRFSDLFNVEYFAVYVDPSYKFNMKSEEVIQLDKNLKLAEELDANLFRLAGNKISDEIVSFAKSKNITLIIMGHSRRSRFQKIFEGSVINKVIQKSQAQVLILENENKEFIKTKNVKKPYFSLKKELKPYTVSILSIGLTSLICFVIRPYIEAINIPMIFIIPVVISGLVSGRKAGILSSVLAVGVFDFLFVQPYYSFSVSDVRFVPTFLVLLIVGIITSFLADVVKKQVENTRQREQFIASLYDFSKDLLISQSLRDILGRSTQYISELFNYDVIILMQDDQKRLNIVSRFGDHVSFDDNECGVSNWVFEHQKSAGRTTETLSSSKWYHIPLKVPSGILGVLAIATDESIDNEKKHLIESFASIVSLTMSNSIKE, from the coding sequence ATGACAGAAATTAAACGACCGGATCCTGACGAGCTTTTAAGTCAGATAAAGGAAGAAGAAAGTAAGCAGGATCAAAATAAGGGGTACCTGAAGATTTTCCTTGGATACGTGGCGGGTGTTGGTAAAACTTACAGAATGTTAAGTGAGGCACGTGTTCTGAATGAAAATAAAAAAGATGTGGTTGTGGGAATAGCTGAAACCCACGGTAGAAAGGAAACTCAGGATCTCCTTAAAGGTCTGGAGGTGATACCACAAAGAAAAATCAAATATAAAGAAATTTTATTAGAAGAATTTGATATTGACGCTGTTTTAAAAAGAAAACCAGATTATGTTATGGTCGATGAACTGGCACACACAAATGTGCCAGGTTCACGCCATTTAAAACGTTACAATGATGTTGAAGAACTTTTAAGTCAGGGTATAACAGTATACACAACATTGAATATACAGCACATAGAAAGCGTGAATGACATAATTAAGCAAATAACTGGTGTGCAGGTTAAAGAAACAGTTCCTGATAGAATTATTCAAATGACAGATAAAATAGAGCTTGTGGACCTACCTACAGGAGAATTAATTGAAAGATTAAAGGAAGGGAAAGTTTACATACCTGAAAAAGCTAAACAAGCAATGGAAAGATTCTTTAGAGAAAGAAATCTGGTTGCGTTACGTGAACTTGCTCTGCGTTACACTACAACACACATTGACTATGATATGGATTATTTTTTAAAACAGGAAAAAATCATTGGACCGTGGGATGCCAGTAACCGGATAATGGTATGTATCAGTTCCAATTCATCCTCTGAAAAACTTATACGAGTAGCACATCGGTTTTCAGACCTTTTTAATGTAGAATATTTTGCAGTATATGTTGATCCGTCCTATAAATTTAATATGAAATCTGAAGAAGTCATTCAACTCGATAAAAACCTTAAACTTGCTGAAGAATTGGATGCTAATCTTTTTCGTCTGGCAGGTAACAAAATATCCGATGAGATCGTCTCATTTGCAAAATCCAAAAATATAACCCTTATTATAATGGGACATTCCAGGAGGTCCCGCTTTCAGAAAATCTTTGAAGGTTCTGTAATCAATAAGGTAATCCAAAAAAGTCAAGCACAAGTTTTAATCCTGGAAAATGAAAATAAAGAGTTTATAAAAACTAAAAATGTAAAAAAACCATATTTTAGTTTAAAAAAGGAATTAAAACCATATACAGTGAGTATTTTAAGCATAGGACTTACATCCTTAATTTGTTTTGTTATAAGGCCATATATCGAGGCAATAAATATACCTATGATATTTATAATACCTGTTGTGATTTCTGGTTTGGTATCTGGAAGGAAGGCAGGAATATTATCATCTGTACTTGCGGTAGGAGTTTTTGACTTTTTATTTGTACAGCCCTATTACTCGTTCAGTGTTTCAGATGTTCGTTTTGTCCCAACATTTCTCGTATTATTAATAGTGGGAATAATTACCAGTTTCCTTGCAGATGTAGTCAAAAAACAGGTTGAGAACACAAGGCAGCGGGAACAATTTATAGCTTCTTTATATGATTTCAGTAAGGACCTATTGATATCACAAAGTTTGCGTGACATTTTGGGGAGAAGTACGCAGTATATATCTGAATTATTTAATTATGATGTTATAATTTTGATGCAGGATGATCAAAAACGTTTGAATATTGTGTCTCGTTTTGGGGATCATGTAAGTTTTGATGATAATGAGTGTGGTGTTTCTAACTGGGTTTTTGAACATCAAAAATCTGCTGGAAGAACTACTGAAACTTTATCATCTTCAAAATGGTATCACATTCCATTAAAAGTTCCCAGTGGAATACTCGGTGTGTTGGCAATTGCAACAGATGAATCAATAGATAACGAGAAAAAACATTTAATTGAATCATTTGCCAGCATAGTATCTCTTACGATGTCCAATTCCATTAAAGAATGA
- the kdpC gene encoding potassium-transporting ATPase subunit KdpC: MKTIKNAVMMFVVLTVLLGIIYPLAVTAVSQVAFPNQANGGLITENGTVVGSQLIGQNFSSPQYFHGRPSAIDYNSSSSSGSNLGPTNQKLIDQVQQRVNQVRQENSLASNASVPSDLVMTSASGLEPYISVDSALIQVPRVAKARGISEAEVVKLVDQYKQTSMFGSDVSIVNVLKLNLALDNLKK, from the coding sequence ATGAAAACAATTAAAAATGCAGTTATGATGTTTGTGGTACTAACTGTACTTTTGGGAATTATTTATCCTCTGGCAGTTACAGCTGTATCGCAGGTTGCATTTCCAAATCAAGCAAATGGTGGTTTGATAACTGAAAATGGTACAGTTGTAGGCTCACAGCTTATAGGACAAAACTTTTCAAGTCCCCAGTATTTCCATGGAAGGCCATCAGCTATAGATTATAACTCAAGCTCTTCCAGTGGAAGTAATTTAGGGCCTACAAATCAGAAACTTATAGATCAGGTGCAACAAAGAGTAAACCAGGTAAGACAGGAAAATTCATTAGCATCAAATGCATCAGTTCCGTCAGATCTTGTCATGACATCTGCCAGTGGACTTGAACCCTACATTTCTGTGGACTCTGCATTGATCCAGGTTCCAAGGGTTGCCAAAGCAAGGGGAATTAGCGAGGCAGAAGTTGTAAAACTTGTGGATCAATACAAGCAAACATCTATGTTTGGTTCAGATGTTAGTATAGTAAATGTGTTAAAACTCAACCTTGCACTCGACAATCTTAAAAAATGA
- the kdpB gene encoding potassium-transporting ATPase subunit KdpB — translation MKETSSKQTSSIFQGEILKQSFKGSFTRLNPLKLIRNPVMLIVEVGAVITTLLTILNIISGASFDFNLQITIWLWFTVLFANFAEAIAESQGKARAESLRKTRNEVIAKKIMKNSEVKEVPAPTLVKNDVVLVEEGELIPSDGDIIEGTSLVDESAITGESAPVIRESGGDKCGVTGGTKILSGTIKVKITVESGKSFLDNMINMVESAKREKTPNEKALEILLIGLTALFITVVITLSTFAGYMGIAITTPILIALLVCLMPTTIGALLPAIGIAGMDRLLQHNVVALSGRAVEAAGDVDVVLLDKTGTITLGNRMATEFIPANGVKTNDMVNASLISSLADETPEGRSIVKLAKKELNIRGSDIKPSAESVFVPFTPESRMSGINTGSSMIRKGSADAIEEFVQNHNENVSDEIKKVVEGISVKGDTPLVVANEKGVMGVIRLKDIVKKGIKNKLQQLRRMGITSIMITGDNALTAASIAAEAGVDDFSANAKPETKLEMIRKYQSDEQQHLVAMIGDGTNDAPALAQADVAVAMSAGTSAAREAANMIDLDSSPSKLLEIVEIGKEILITRGALTTFSIANDVAKYFAIIPAIFAVTYPELGVLNIMGLSTPTSAVLSAVIFNAIIIPLLIPLALRGVKFRSTSSVSELLGLNILIYGVGGLILPFIGIKLIDILITLLGLGG, via the coding sequence ATGAAAGAAACATCATCAAAACAAACATCAAGTATTTTTCAAGGAGAAATTTTAAAACAATCATTTAAAGGATCATTCACTCGACTTAACCCTTTAAAACTCATAAGAAATCCTGTAATGCTTATAGTGGAAGTAGGTGCTGTAATTACAACATTACTAACCATTTTAAACATAATTTCTGGTGCAAGCTTCGATTTCAACCTCCAGATCACAATTTGGCTGTGGTTCACAGTTCTTTTTGCAAACTTTGCAGAAGCAATAGCTGAAAGTCAGGGAAAGGCAAGGGCAGAATCATTAAGAAAAACCAGAAATGAAGTGATTGCCAAAAAAATCATGAAAAACAGTGAGGTAAAAGAAGTACCGGCACCAACACTTGTCAAAAATGACGTTGTCCTGGTTGAAGAAGGAGAACTCATACCAAGTGATGGAGACATAATTGAAGGTACATCACTTGTTGATGAATCTGCAATAACTGGAGAATCTGCCCCTGTTATAAGGGAGTCTGGAGGGGATAAATGTGGTGTAACTGGAGGTACTAAAATACTTTCAGGAACCATTAAGGTCAAAATAACAGTTGAATCCGGAAAGAGTTTCCTGGACAACATGATAAACATGGTAGAGAGTGCTAAAAGGGAAAAAACACCCAATGAAAAAGCTCTTGAGATCCTTCTTATAGGTTTGACAGCATTGTTTATTACAGTTGTAATTACACTTTCAACATTTGCGGGTTATATGGGAATTGCCATTACCACACCTATTCTCATAGCTCTTCTGGTCTGTTTGATGCCAACTACAATAGGGGCACTTTTACCGGCCATTGGTATTGCTGGTATGGATAGGCTTTTACAGCACAATGTTGTTGCACTGAGCGGTAGGGCAGTTGAAGCTGCTGGAGATGTTGATGTGGTTTTACTTGATAAGACGGGTACAATAACCCTTGGAAACAGGATGGCCACAGAATTTATCCCTGCAAACGGTGTGAAAACAAATGATATGGTTAATGCGTCTTTAATATCTTCCCTTGCCGATGAAACTCCTGAAGGACGTAGTATAGTTAAATTAGCAAAAAAAGAGTTGAACATAAGAGGTAGTGATATAAAACCATCTGCAGAATCTGTATTTGTTCCTTTCACACCAGAATCACGTATGAGTGGAATAAATACTGGTTCTAGCATGATCAGAAAAGGATCTGCAGATGCCATAGAAGAATTTGTCCAGAATCACAATGAAAATGTTTCAGATGAGATAAAAAAAGTTGTTGAGGGAATATCAGTTAAGGGGGACACGCCCCTTGTAGTTGCAAATGAAAAAGGAGTTATGGGAGTTATACGGCTTAAAGATATTGTTAAAAAGGGTATTAAAAACAAACTGCAACAGCTAAGAAGAATGGGCATAACTTCAATCATGATCACTGGAGACAATGCTTTAACCGCTGCATCAATAGCAGCTGAAGCAGGGGTAGATGATTTCAGTGCCAATGCCAAGCCGGAAACCAAACTGGAGATGATACGTAAATATCAATCAGATGAACAGCAGCATCTTGTTGCAATGATTGGAGACGGCACAAACGATGCCCCAGCACTTGCACAAGCAGATGTTGCAGTTGCAATGAGTGCAGGTACTTCTGCAGCCAGAGAAGCTGCTAATATGATTGACCTTGATTCATCACCATCCAAACTACTGGAGATAGTTGAGATAGGCAAAGAAATACTCATAACCCGTGGTGCACTAACAACATTTAGCATAGCAAATGATGTGGCCAAATATTTTGCCATTATTCCAGCCATATTTGCAGTTACTTACCCTGAATTAGGTGTGCTGAATATTATGGGACTTTCAACGCCCACCAGTGCTGTTTTATCCGCAGTCATATTCAACGCCATCATAATACCTCTACTAATTCCTTTAGCTTTAAGAGGAGTTAAATTCCGTTCAACATCATCAGTATCTGAGTTACTGGGATTGAATATTTTAATATACGGAGTTGGTGGACTTATACTGCCCTTTATAGGTATTAAACTCATAGACATTTTAATAACCCTTCTTGGTTTAGGAGGCTGA
- the kdpA gene encoding potassium-transporting ATPase subunit KdpA, which translates to MDVNSLIYIILFFVVAILLAWPLGKYMSKVFSGEKNFMTPLVRPVEKFIYRICGVDEAEEMTWKGYAKALILFNILAILFVFIIQLIQGILPLNPEGFSGVRWDTALNTAISFVTNTNWQAYAGETTMSYLTQMVGLAVQNFLSAAVGMAAALVLIRGFIRKNTDKLGNFWVDITRMVLYILLPLSIILAILLVSQGVVQTFDSYATAQTIEGASQIIPLGPVASQEAIKMLGSNGGGFFNVNSAHPFENPNGFTNLLETLAIILIPMSLVFMFGYLVRNIKQGLALFAVMMVLLIMGLGVALWSEDHPNPVIEKMGVTGQNMEGKEVRLGTTNSVLWGVLTTDVSNGGVNSMHDSTMPLTGLVYMFNMGTGEVIFGGIGVGLAGLLFYVILTMFIAGLMIGRTPEFLGKKLGPYEMKLALIPLIGAPASVLILSALALSTPDGLAGISNPSAHGLSEILYAYFSTIANNGSAFGGLTVNTVFYNLTTGLAMLIGRFATIIPAIAIAGALAQKGKVSMSSASFPTTGPLFVIMVVAVVIIIGALTFFPVFALGPGLEHLFLQAGKIFA; encoded by the coding sequence ATGGATGTTAACAGCTTGATTTACATTATTTTATTCTTTGTAGTGGCGATACTTCTTGCATGGCCTCTGGGTAAGTACATGTCAAAAGTATTCAGTGGCGAAAAGAATTTTATGACTCCTTTAGTTCGCCCTGTGGAAAAGTTCATATATCGTATTTGTGGTGTGGATGAGGCTGAAGAAATGACTTGGAAGGGATACGCCAAGGCACTTATTCTATTTAATATTCTCGCAATATTATTTGTTTTTATTATTCAATTAATACAGGGAATACTACCTTTGAATCCGGAAGGCTTTTCTGGTGTCAGATGGGACACAGCCCTTAACACTGCAATATCATTTGTAACTAACACCAACTGGCAGGCTTATGCTGGTGAAACAACCATGAGCTACCTGACACAGATGGTAGGACTCGCTGTGCAAAACTTCCTTTCAGCGGCAGTGGGTATGGCTGCGGCCCTTGTACTTATTAGGGGTTTTATACGCAAAAATACAGATAAACTCGGAAACTTCTGGGTTGACATTACCAGAATGGTTCTTTACATTCTATTGCCATTATCTATAATCTTGGCAATTTTATTGGTATCTCAAGGTGTTGTCCAGACATTTGATTCTTATGCTACTGCTCAGACCATTGAAGGTGCCAGTCAGATTATACCTCTTGGACCTGTAGCTTCACAGGAAGCAATTAAAATGCTTGGATCCAATGGAGGGGGATTTTTCAATGTGAATTCAGCACATCCATTTGAAAATCCAAACGGCTTCACTAATCTCCTTGAAACACTGGCAATCATATTGATACCAATGTCCCTGGTATTCATGTTCGGATATTTAGTTAGGAACATAAAACAAGGATTGGCTCTTTTTGCAGTGATGATGGTGTTACTGATAATGGGGCTTGGTGTTGCTTTATGGTCTGAAGATCATCCAAACCCAGTGATAGAGAAAATGGGGGTAACTGGACAAAACATGGAAGGTAAAGAGGTCCGGCTTGGAACCACAAACTCTGTTTTGTGGGGTGTTCTCACAACTGATGTTTCAAACGGTGGTGTAAACTCAATGCATGACAGTACCATGCCACTTACAGGACTGGTTTACATGTTCAATATGGGCACAGGTGAAGTTATATTCGGAGGAATAGGTGTTGGACTGGCGGGTCTATTATTCTATGTCATATTAACCATGTTCATAGCAGGACTGATGATAGGAAGAACTCCAGAATTTCTGGGTAAAAAATTAGGACCCTATGAAATGAAGTTGGCATTGATACCATTAATAGGGGCACCTGCCAGCGTATTAATACTTTCAGCTTTGGCCCTATCCACACCTGATGGATTGGCAGGAATTAGCAATCCTTCAGCTCATGGTTTAAGTGAAATATTGTATGCATATTTCTCAACAATAGCCAATAACGGTTCAGCATTTGGAGGATTAACTGTGAACACAGTGTTCTATAATCTGACAACAGGATTGGCAATGCTAATAGGTAGATTTGCTACAATAATTCCAGCTATAGCAATTGCCGGAGCTTTAGCCCAAAAAGGAAAAGTTTCAATGAGTTCTGCATCATTCCCAACCACAGGACCTCTCTTTGTTATTATGGTTGTGGCTGTGGTGATAATTATTGGAGCACTAACTTTCTTCCCCGTATTTGCCCTAGGGCCCGGTCTAGAACATTTATTCTTGCAAGCAGGTAAGATATTTGCATAG
- a CDS encoding MarR family winged helix-turn-helix transcriptional regulator, translated as MIDNNEYVKYWREKPEESVGFLLWQITHLWQRKMNLDLKELDLTHVQFALLSGIAWLERFDEDITQVKLANHAKTNIMMTSKVLKTLEKKDLISREECKFDTRAKSISLTDDGRERIKKALQIVEEMENKFFSEQTNDLDFIKKLVNILQLNQKEYFKNK; from the coding sequence ATGATCGACAATAACGAATATGTCAAATATTGGCGTGAAAAACCGGAAGAAAGCGTTGGGTTTCTTTTATGGCAAATAACACATCTTTGGCAACGTAAAATGAATTTAGATTTGAAGGAACTTGATTTAACTCATGTACAGTTTGCTTTGTTATCAGGTATTGCGTGGCTTGAAAGATTTGACGAGGATATAACTCAAGTTAAGCTGGCTAATCATGCTAAAACCAATATTATGATGACATCAAAAGTCTTGAAAACACTTGAAAAAAAGGATCTCATATCCAGAGAGGAATGTAAATTTGATACACGTGCAAAATCTATATCACTAACAGATGATGGGCGTGAAAGGATAAAAAAAGCACTTCAAATTGTTGAAGAGATGGAAAATAAATTTTTTAGTGAACAGACTAACGACTTGGATTTTATAAAAAAGTTAGTAAATATTTTACAGTTAAATCAAAAAGAATACTTTAAAAATAAATAA
- a CDS encoding VOC family protein, whose amino-acid sequence MKTNLDFISVQVKDLKSSSKFYTEILGFEKTEDKRPDAVVFKDDSGAIFAIRKPMFEIKENMPLGLGVSIWFGVEDIEKTFLNVKNSDAQIISAPIDGPFGKMFIIKDIDGYMLTFHQL is encoded by the coding sequence ATGAAAACAAATCTAGATTTTATTTCAGTTCAAGTTAAGGATTTGAAATCTTCTTCCAAGTTCTATACGGAGATTTTGGGATTTGAAAAAACAGAAGATAAACGTCCAGATGCAGTAGTATTTAAAGATGATAGTGGAGCTATTTTTGCTATCCGTAAACCAATGTTCGAAATTAAAGAAAACATGCCCCTAGGTTTAGGTGTTTCCATATGGTTTGGTGTTGAGGATATTGAAAAAACGTTCCTCAATGTTAAAAATTCAGATGCACAGATAATTAGTGCTCCAATTGATGGTCCGTTTGGAAAAATGTTTATAATAAAAGATATTGATGGATATATGTTGACATTTCATCAACTTTAA